The genomic stretch GAAATCGTCGATTTGCTGTTCGCCCGCCGCGCGGAAACCGGCGCGACCCTGCTCGTCATCACGCACGATCCCGAACTCGCCGAGCATTGCGCCCGGGTGCTGACGTTGGGTGACGGACGCATCGCAACCGACACCGCCGCATGAGCGACACGCGGACAAACAAACAAGCGATGGGCTGGTCGACGGCCTGGCGCATCGCCCGGCGCGACCTCAACGCGCGTTTTCGCGGGCTCCGCCTGCTGCTCGTGTGCCTGTTTCTCGGCACCGGAGCGCTCGCAGCCATCGGCACGCTGACCGCCGCGATCGAGCGCGAACTGGAGGCCAATGGCCGCCAGTTCCTCGGTGGGGACTTGCAGATCGAATTGTGGCAGCGCGGCCTCAACGAGGAAGAGAGCGCCGCGCTTGCCGAATACGGCACGGTCTCGGCAGGCACGCGCTTGCAGGCGATGGCCCGCTACGGCGAGCAGGCTGCACCGATCGAACTGAAGGCCATCGACGGTGCCTATCCGCTCTATGGCGAACTCGTGCTGGAGGACGGCCGCTCGGTCGGGCAGCCGGAAGCGGGTGAGGCCTGGCTCTCCCCCGGCGCGGCCGAACGGCTGGGTGTTTCGGTCGGAGAAACGATCGCGATCGGCACCGAAACGGTCACGGTCGGCGGGCTGATCGCGGACGAACCCGACCGGCTCGGCGAAGGTTTCCAGCTCGGCCCGACGATCATCGTGGCTGACGACCTCCCGCAGCGCGCCGGCCTGATCGCGCCCGGCTCCATGTACGAATCCAAGACCCGTGTCCGCTTCGACACACTGCAGAATGCGGAGGACGTGCGCGAAGACATCGAAGAGCGCTTTCCCGAGTCCGGCTTCGACATCGACACCGCCGATCGCGCCGCCCCCGGCACCGACCGCTTCATCGACCGCATGAGCGAATTCCTCACTCTGGTGGGACTTGCTGCGCTGGTGATCGCGGGAATCGGTATCGGTGGCGGGGTGACCAGCTATCTCGACGCGCGGCGGCAGGGGATCGCCACTCTCAAGATTCTCGGCGCGACGAGCCGCGATATCGCGCGGATCTATGCACTTCAGATCGCCGCAGCTGCTGTGGCCGGTAGTATTGCAGGCATCGTAGCCGGCATCGCGATCGTCCCGCTGCTTGCGACCGCACTGGAAGGACTGCTGCCCGTCTCGACCGGCTTCGTCGTCGCACCCGGCCCGCTGTTGCTCGCGCTAGCCTATGGCCTCCTCGTCGCGCTGGTCTTCGCTGCGCCTCCACTGCTGAGAGCGCGCAATTTTCCGGCGATGGCGCTTATGCGGGCTCGAGTAGCACCGCTCGCAAGAGATCGCGTTGCTTTGCTGGTGGTCGGCGGGGGATTGGCGGCCATCGTGGCGCTGGCGCTGCTGACGGCGGAGCAACCTCTGCTGTCTGGTGGGTTCCTTGCAGGCGCCGCCGTTCTGCTAGGCTTGCTGGCCCTGCTCGGCTGGGGCATCCGCAAACTCGCCGCCGCGCTGCCGCGTCCGAAAGACCCTATCGCGCGCAACGCGCTCGCCAATCTGCACCGGCCCGGAAGCTCGACCGGAGCACTGGTCACCGCGCTCGGCTTTGGTCTGTCGGCCTTCGTTCTCCTCGCCGCGGTGCAATCCGCGATCGACGGCAATATCGAAAGCCGCGTGCCGCAGCAGGCGCCCGACTATTTCGTGCTCGACATC from Qipengyuania profundimaris encodes the following:
- a CDS encoding ABC transporter permease, which gives rise to MGWSTAWRIARRDLNARFRGLRLLLVCLFLGTGALAAIGTLTAAIERELEANGRQFLGGDLQIELWQRGLNEEESAALAEYGTVSAGTRLQAMARYGEQAAPIELKAIDGAYPLYGELVLEDGRSVGQPEAGEAWLSPGAAERLGVSVGETIAIGTETVTVGGLIADEPDRLGEGFQLGPTIIVADDLPQRAGLIAPGSMYESKTRVRFDTLQNAEDVREDIEERFPESGFDIDTADRAAPGTDRFIDRMSEFLTLVGLAALVIAGIGIGGGVTSYLDARRQGIATLKILGATSRDIARIYALQIAAAAVAGSIAGIVAGIAIVPLLATALEGLLPVSTGFVVAPGPLLLALAYGLLVALVFAAPPLLRARNFPAMALMRARVAPLARDRVALLVVGGGLAAIVALALLTAEQPLLSGGFLAGAAVLLGLLALLGWGIRKLAAALPRPKDPIARNALANLHRPGSSTGALVTALGFGLSAFVLLAAVQSAIDGNIESRVPQQAPDYFVLDIPRDRIAEFETLIEDADPQADWRTVPALRGSVLAFGPEGAMTRTSELEDIPDGAWALRGERGLTYADNVPEGNSITSGEWWGPMYAGEPLVSVDEEFAEAAGLEIGDMLTFGVLGVEKQARIANLRRIDWESMGFNYVFVLSPNALADVPHNLAATIELSEGKPTGPLLQSLVASFPSASVIEVGGVLGQARTILEQVGLATLAAASVAVLAGLAVLLGAIAAARAARTYDTVVMRVLGADRRQILAMQLIEYVALAGALAIVALAVGSFAGWLVVTQLFEFDWLPDWGEVMAVLGLGLGIVLAFALGASLPLLRAKPAQALRAL